Proteins found in one Subtercola endophyticus genomic segment:
- a CDS encoding acyl-CoA dehydrogenase family protein: protein MQLSDSLVTFGPRSAAAAPKTNGLETNGLERNGLERNGPEPTGPEPTGLEPQVQDALQRLLDVPAPTVADALALARVIGATGIRPGIGRTKRLWELLATVGAHDLGSARALEPHLDALAILAESGSGYEPTSGLDDAVAGATWGLDDAVAGATWGVFASEGGGGAPVTASRTADGAFSLSGLKPWCSLADRLDRALVTATLDAGALDAATIAAAALDSAAPARQLFAVDLRHPGVTVLPGEWHPRGLSEIPSGPVRFEAVPAQPVGAPGWYLTRPGFWWGAVGVAACWYGGVVGVARTLFDAAHARPAPDPLLLMHLGAVDAQLNDCRRALAEAAALVDAGAATGAHGGLLANRVRATVARASESVLLHVAHALGPAPLAQNAVHAKRVADLELYVRQHHAEKDDAALGQQLLAPGEGGARPW, encoded by the coding sequence ATGCAGCTGAGCGATTCTCTCGTGACGTTCGGGCCTCGTTCTGCAGCAGCGGCGCCAAAGACGAACGGGCTCGAGACGAACGGGCTCGAGAGGAACGGGCTCGAGAGGAACGGTCCAGAGCCGACCGGGCCGGAGCCGACCGGGCTCGAGCCACAGGTTCAGGATGCCCTGCAGAGGCTGCTCGACGTGCCCGCCCCGACCGTGGCCGACGCCCTCGCCTTGGCTCGCGTGATCGGCGCGACGGGCATCCGCCCGGGCATCGGACGCACGAAACGGCTCTGGGAGCTGCTGGCGACCGTAGGCGCCCACGACCTCGGCAGCGCGCGGGCCCTCGAGCCGCACCTCGACGCGCTGGCGATTCTCGCCGAGTCCGGCTCCGGTTACGAGCCCACCTCGGGCCTGGACGACGCCGTTGCAGGTGCTACCTGGGGCCTGGACGACGCCGTTGCGGGTGCTACCTGGGGCGTGTTCGCCTCGGAAGGCGGCGGCGGAGCGCCGGTGACCGCCAGCCGAACGGCCGATGGCGCCTTCTCGCTCAGCGGCCTCAAGCCGTGGTGCTCACTCGCCGATCGCCTCGACCGCGCACTCGTGACGGCCACGCTCGATGCTGGCGCACTCGATGCCGCCACAATCGCTGCTGCCGCACTCGATTCTGCCGCCCCAGCGCGGCAACTGTTCGCCGTCGACCTGCGCCACCCCGGCGTGACGGTGCTTCCGGGCGAATGGCACCCACGGGGGCTCAGCGAGATTCCGAGCGGGCCGGTGCGCTTCGAGGCTGTGCCCGCGCAGCCCGTCGGCGCCCCCGGCTGGTACCTCACCCGCCCGGGGTTCTGGTGGGGCGCCGTCGGCGTCGCCGCGTGCTGGTACGGCGGCGTGGTCGGTGTTGCGCGCACGCTCTTCGATGCAGCTCACGCACGCCCGGCGCCCGACCCGCTGCTGCTGATGCACCTCGGCGCAGTGGATGCCCAGCTCAACGATTGCCGCCGCGCCCTCGCCGAAGCAGCGGCGCTCGTCGACGCGGGTGCCGCCACGGGCGCCCACGGGGGTCTGCTCGCGAATCGGGTGCGAGCAACGGTGGCCCGGGCATCCGAATCGGTGCTGCTGCATGTCGCCCACGCCCTCGGGCCGGCACCGCTCGCGCAGAACGCGGTGCACGCCAAGCGCGTGGCCGACCTCGAACTGTACGTGCGCCAGCACCACGCCGAGAAAGACGACGCGGCGCTCGGTCAGCAGTTGCTCGCGCCTGGCGAGGGGGGTGCACGGCCGTGGTGA
- a CDS encoding bifunctional PIG-L family deacetylase/class I SAM-dependent methyltransferase: MVTFDSREPGTTRAEWAADARWAGLPELTLDSVDRLIVVAAHPDDETLGAGGLIAECFAREIAVTVVIVTNGDASHPGSPTLDAEGLAAARSREVREAVDLLGPGTPIVELGFGDGTLADSPEAVHAALVRVLSSIVGEGATAASSGARTLLAAPWRGDEHPDHRVIGELCATLADEHGLELLEYPIWLWHWGSPDAPQTPWSDFVSLPLSDWSALSKDRAISAHRSQTEPLSPAPGDEALLHATFLANFDRDDEIFVRAATTTPDARSDATATITPSPTTTSGTPAATSSAVAMPAEYFDATYARSPDPWGFTDRWYEERKRAATLAALPRQRYSRGFEVGCSIGVLTEQLAPRVAALLSVDIAPAAVEKARERLAAAPNVTFRVANAATSPIDGPYDLIVFSEVGYYFTESTLDAVLDRFGTALSSDGHFIACHWRHPVSDYLQTGDEVHARIAAFAEGTGWSRLVQHHEEDFLLEVYSPDPRSVAAETGLV; encoded by the coding sequence GTGGTGACCTTCGACTCCCGCGAGCCTGGAACCACCCGGGCAGAATGGGCGGCCGACGCGCGCTGGGCCGGGCTGCCCGAGCTGACTCTCGACTCCGTCGACCGGCTGATCGTGGTCGCCGCCCACCCCGACGACGAGACCCTCGGCGCGGGCGGACTCATCGCCGAGTGTTTCGCCCGGGAGATCGCGGTCACCGTGGTGATCGTGACGAACGGCGACGCCTCGCACCCCGGCTCCCCCACGCTCGACGCCGAGGGGCTCGCGGCAGCACGCTCACGCGAGGTGCGCGAAGCGGTCGACCTACTCGGGCCGGGAACGCCCATCGTCGAGCTCGGCTTCGGCGACGGAACATTGGCCGACAGTCCCGAAGCCGTTCACGCAGCACTGGTGCGCGTGCTGTCGTCGATCGTGGGCGAGGGGGCAACCGCAGCCTCGTCGGGTGCCCGAACACTGCTCGCCGCGCCCTGGCGCGGAGACGAACATCCCGATCACCGCGTCATCGGCGAGCTCTGCGCCACGCTCGCCGACGAGCATGGCCTCGAGCTGCTCGAATACCCCATCTGGCTCTGGCACTGGGGTTCGCCCGACGCACCGCAGACGCCGTGGTCCGACTTCGTCAGCCTCCCCCTCAGCGACTGGAGCGCCCTCTCGAAAGACCGGGCCATCTCGGCTCACCGCTCACAGACAGAGCCGCTCAGCCCGGCGCCTGGCGACGAGGCCCTCTTGCACGCCACCTTTCTCGCCAACTTCGACCGCGACGATGAGATCTTTGTTCGGGCCGCCACGACGACTCCGGATGCCCGTTCCGACGCCACAGCGACCATCACACCCTCACCGACCACCACCTCGGGCACCCCCGCTGCCACCTCGAGCGCCGTAGCCATGCCGGCCGAGTACTTCGACGCCACCTACGCCCGCTCGCCCGACCCCTGGGGGTTCACCGACCGCTGGTACGAAGAACGCAAACGTGCCGCTACCCTCGCCGCTCTTCCCCGGCAGCGCTACTCCCGGGGGTTCGAGGTCGGCTGCTCGATCGGCGTACTCACCGAACAGCTCGCACCCCGCGTCGCCGCCCTACTGTCTGTCGACATCGCACCCGCCGCCGTCGAGAAGGCCCGGGAACGCCTCGCCGCAGCCCCCAACGTCACGTTCCGTGTGGCGAACGCGGCAACATCGCCGATAGACGGGCCCTACGACCTCATCGTGTTCTCCGAGGTCGGCTACTACTTCACCGAGTCGACTCTCGATGCGGTGCTCGATCGCTTCGGCACCGCGCTTTCGTCCGACGGCCACTTCATCGCCTGCCATTGGCGGCACCCGGTGAGCGATTATCTGCAGACCGGCGACGAGGTACACGCGCGCATTGCTGCCTTCGCCGAGGGCACCGGCTGGAGCAGGCTGGTGCAGCACCACGAAGAGGATTTTCTGCTCGAGGTGTATTCACCAGACCCGCGATCCGTCGCCGCCGAGACGGGGCTGGTGTGA
- a CDS encoding glycosyltransferase: MKADGSNDRIAGVAVVVPARNEAALIADCLRSVEEAVRHLGTRMPVVTVVVDDSSSDGTGHIAHEFDDVIVLQAPGGNVGLARARGVEHALAALAALGVAPEQLWIANTDADSTVPEHWLEAQLGLAEHGADVVIGTVRPTFAELDAEQVEAWLQLHEPGVARGDVHGANLGLRGSTYLDAAGFRPLAEHEDVDLVTRLRAANEARVVASAAAEVVTSGRLWGRSPGGFAGYLRTQLGPGKLVVR, encoded by the coding sequence GTGAAAGCCGACGGGTCGAACGACCGCATCGCGGGCGTGGCCGTCGTCGTGCCCGCTCGCAACGAGGCCGCCCTGATCGCCGACTGCCTGCGTTCGGTCGAAGAAGCCGTGCGCCACCTCGGCACGCGGATGCCCGTGGTGACCGTCGTGGTCGACGACAGCAGTTCCGACGGTACCGGTCACATCGCTCACGAGTTCGACGACGTAATCGTGCTGCAGGCGCCCGGCGGAAACGTCGGTCTCGCACGAGCCCGCGGGGTCGAGCACGCTCTTGCGGCCCTTGCGGCCCTCGGCGTTGCTCCCGAGCAGCTGTGGATCGCCAACACCGACGCGGACTCCACGGTTCCCGAGCACTGGCTCGAGGCGCAGCTGGGCCTCGCCGAACACGGAGCCGACGTCGTGATCGGCACCGTTCGCCCCACTTTCGCCGAGCTCGACGCTGAACAGGTGGAGGCCTGGCTGCAGCTGCACGAACCGGGAGTGGCGCGCGGCGACGTGCACGGCGCAAACCTCGGTTTACGCGGTTCGACGTACCTCGACGCCGCAGGGTTCCGGCCGCTCGCCGAGCACGAAGACGTCGACCTCGTGACCCGACTGCGCGCCGCGAACGAGGCTCGCGTCGTCGCCAGCGCCGCGGCCGAGGTCGTGACCTCGGGCCGGCTGTGGGGCCGAAGTCCGGGTGGATTTGCGGGTTACCTTCGCACCCAGTTAGGCCCCGGCAAACTTGTCGTACGGTAG
- a CDS encoding glycoside hydrolase family 15 protein: MRRRGYVDLRSYGAIGDGRTVALIALDGSVDWFPIPNLDATPVFARLLDEAEGGSIELTPTQPFTAKRRYVEGTNVLETTFTTETGVATVTDALVTGVAGRLPWAELARRIDGVEGTVRFRWKVAPGTCLATASPWVQKSPHGSVIRVDSVMIAVRGVDHGPRGGGDRAMVGRFSTSGTSRHLLTVVGTANEPLHLPDPNNVIDSVDRTIANWQNWSREFSYNGPWAEAVTRSALALKLLIYSPTGAIAAAATTSLPENATGGKNWDYRYAWVRDTAYMLHALIRFGLREETHAAVSWLLKTIRRHGPELHVFYTLDGELPGPVEEHSVSGWKDRGPVVVGNPASTQLQLGVFGDLFDVIKLYVEAGNVLEADTGRMLAAVADRTCDAWRRPDAGIWELGDARHYTSSKMGCWQALTCAIELCELGQIPGDATRWRAERSLIEEWVRVHCWSEKKQSYVAYPGTDELDASVLLHGPSGFDRGPRMSSTIDAIIEELTDGALVYRYSGVEAEEAAFVACSFWLASALVCVGRHDESVQLMNELVALSNDVGLYSEMIDPADSSFLGNLPQGLSHLALINAAITIEELTRNQPKATGKRTRSS; encoded by the coding sequence ATCAGACGGCGTGGTTACGTCGATCTGCGCTCGTACGGCGCCATCGGCGACGGCCGAACCGTCGCCCTCATCGCCCTCGACGGAAGCGTCGACTGGTTTCCCATTCCGAACCTCGACGCAACGCCGGTTTTCGCCCGTCTGCTCGACGAAGCCGAGGGCGGGTCGATCGAGCTGACCCCCACCCAGCCGTTCACCGCGAAGCGCCGCTACGTCGAAGGCACCAACGTGCTCGAGACCACGTTCACCACCGAAACCGGCGTCGCTACGGTCACCGATGCGCTGGTCACCGGCGTCGCCGGCCGGCTGCCCTGGGCCGAACTCGCGAGGCGCATCGACGGCGTCGAGGGCACTGTTCGCTTCCGCTGGAAGGTGGCTCCGGGAACCTGCCTCGCCACCGCTTCACCGTGGGTGCAGAAGTCGCCGCACGGGTCGGTAATACGGGTCGATTCGGTGATGATCGCCGTGCGCGGCGTCGACCACGGCCCCCGCGGCGGCGGCGACCGGGCCATGGTCGGCCGGTTCAGCACGTCGGGCACCTCGCGGCACCTGCTCACCGTTGTCGGCACCGCCAACGAACCGCTGCACCTGCCCGACCCGAACAACGTCATCGACAGCGTCGACCGCACCATAGCGAACTGGCAGAACTGGTCGCGCGAGTTCTCGTACAACGGGCCGTGGGCCGAGGCCGTCACCCGCAGTGCGCTCGCGCTCAAGCTGCTCATCTACAGCCCCACCGGTGCGATCGCGGCTGCGGCCACGACGTCGCTGCCCGAGAACGCGACCGGTGGAAAGAACTGGGACTACCGCTACGCCTGGGTGCGCGACACGGCATACATGTTGCACGCGCTCATCCGCTTCGGCCTGCGTGAAGAGACACACGCGGCCGTGTCGTGGCTGCTGAAGACCATTCGCCGGCACGGCCCCGAACTGCACGTCTTCTACACCCTCGACGGAGAGCTGCCCGGGCCCGTCGAAGAGCACTCGGTGTCGGGCTGGAAAGATCGCGGCCCCGTCGTCGTCGGCAACCCCGCGAGCACTCAACTGCAGCTCGGCGTCTTCGGCGACCTCTTCGACGTGATCAAGCTCTACGTCGAGGCCGGCAACGTGCTCGAAGCCGACACGGGGCGGATGCTCGCGGCCGTCGCCGACCGCACCTGCGACGCCTGGCGCCGCCCCGACGCCGGCATCTGGGAGCTGGGCGACGCGCGGCACTACACCTCGTCGAAGATGGGCTGCTGGCAGGCGCTGACCTGCGCCATCGAGCTCTGCGAACTCGGCCAGATTCCCGGCGACGCGACCCGTTGGCGCGCCGAGCGCAGCCTCATCGAAGAGTGGGTGCGGGTGCACTGCTGGTCAGAGAAGAAGCAGAGCTACGTCGCCTACCCGGGCACCGACGAACTCGACGCGTCAGTGCTGCTGCACGGCCCGAGCGGGTTCGACCGCGGCCCGCGCATGTCGTCGACCATCGACGCCATCATCGAAGAACTCACCGACGGTGCGCTCGTCTACCGCTACTCCGGTGTCGAGGCTGAAGAGGCCGCCTTCGTGGCCTGTTCGTTCTGGCTCGCGTCGGCGCTGGTCTGCGTCGGCCGGCACGACGAATCCGTGCAGCTGATGAACGAGTTGGTCGCCCTCTCGAACGACGTCGGCCTGTATTCGGAGATGATCGACCCGGCGGATTCGTCGTTCCTCGGCAACCTGCCGCAGGGCCTCAGCCACCTCGCCCTCATCAATGCGGCGATCACCATCGAAGAGCTCACCCGCAACCAGCCGAAGGCAACGGGCAAGAGAACGCGCTCTAGCTGA